One region of Triticum aestivum cultivar Chinese Spring chromosome 6B, IWGSC CS RefSeq v2.1, whole genome shotgun sequence genomic DNA includes:
- the LOC123136510 gene encoding ABC transporter B family member 19 isoform X1: MEEKDCPVESFKPEDDKKSTPPEIAVADEPFPFFGLLCYADALDWLLMVSGTIGSFVHGMAPAMSYYILGKAVDMFGDNIGNREAIVHQLTKLLPYMWSLAIITLPAGMIEITCWMYTSQRQMTRMQMAYLGSVLSQDVGAFDTDLTTANIMAGTTNHMSVIKDAIGEKMGHFISNFSTFLVAVIVAFVCCWEVGMLSLLVVPMLLVVGATYAKTMIGMSMTRTAFVSETTTVVEQTLSHIKTVFSFVGENSAMKSFVKCMDKQYKLSKKEAFIKGLGLGMLQIVTFCSYSLTIYVGAVAVTRRSAKAGETIAAVINILSGAIYLSNAAPDLQIFSQAKAAGKEVFKVIKRNPVISSESNGRILEKVIGDIEIREVHFTYPSREDNPILQGFSLTVPAGKIVALVGSSGCGKSTVISLVQRFYDAMSGDILIDGQNIKELDLKSLRRNIGSVSQEPSLFSGTISDNLRIGKMGATDEEVTEAAKTANVHTFISKLPNQYSTEVGERGVQLSGGQKQRIAIARAILKNPPILLLDEATSALDSESEKLVQDALDRAMQGRTVILIAHRISTIINADKIVVVENGRVAHSGTHKELLEKSAFYSSVCNMQNLEKESDKIGERITEQDEEEQDNKPSFAADDEEKRIELTSKQPKQGIRKRTSAFYRIFLGTFKLVPGKVLLGSTAAAISGISRPIFAFFIITVAMAYLETDAERIVGKYSVILFLVGFLTFFSNIFQHYVYGLVGERAMNNLREALFSVVLRSEVGWFEEPGNSVGFLTSRVVSDTSMIKTIISDRMSVIVQCISSILIATVLSTAVNWRMALAVYAMMPCHLIAGLVQVRSAKGFATDISSSHQKLISLTSEAVSNIRTVASFVQEEEILRKADLALQEPMRTIRMESIKYGALQGVALCLWHMTHAIQLSCTIALLGKGLATFENCVRSYQTFALTVPSITELWTLIPMVMSALAVLDPALDILDRETTIVPDVPKASHDEEDRIVGGIAFEGVSFSYPSRAKVTILDGFSLAIKPGQRVALVGPSGAGKSTVFALLLRFYEPSQGRVLVDSKDIRDYNLKWLRRQIGLVQQEPILFNLSIRENISYGNEGASEAEIVQAATEANIHEFISGLSAGYGTVVGDKGSQLSGGQKQRIAIARTILKKPAILLLDEATSALDGESERVVMSSLAAKGWGKSGIGEVSSSTTTSITIAHRLSTVAGADAIVVMEKGAVVEMGSHETLVSASNGVYSRMYRVQVKGAKD; encoded by the exons ATGGAAGAAAAGGACTGCCCCGTCGAATCATTCAAACCCGAGGATGACAAGAAAAGCACACCACCAGAAATAGCAGTTGCTGATGAACCGTTCCCATTCTTCGGCCTGCTTTGCTACGCCGATGCGCTAGATTGGCTGCTCATGGTATCAGGGACAATTGGGTCCTTCGTACACGGCATGGCACCTGCAATGTCATATTACATACTTGGCAAAGCTGTTGATATGTTTGGGGACAACATAGGCAATCGGGAGGCAATTGTCCATCAACTTACTAAG TTACTTCCATATATGTGGTCCTTGGCAATTATTACACTTCCTGCTGGAATGATTG AAATTACATGTTGGATGTACACAAGTCAGAGACAAATGACACGCATGCAGATGGCATATCTGGGATCAGTACTCAGTCAAGATGTCGGAGCTTTTGACACCGACTTAACCACCGCGAACATCATGGCCGGAACAACAAATCACATGAGCGTCATAAAAGATGCAATTGGAGAGAAG ATGGGTCACTTTATTTCTAATTTCTCCACATTCCTAGTCGCTGTCATTGTTGCTTTTGTGTGCTGCTGGGAGGTGGGTATGCTCTCTCTGTTAGTTGTTCCGATGCTTCTTGTGGTTGGAGCAACATATGCTAAAACAATGATTGGCATGTCGATGACAAGGACAGCCTTCGTCTCTGAAACAACCACTGTTGTGGAACAG ACTCTTTCACATATCAAGACTGTCTTCTCATTTGTTGGAGAAAACTCGGCGATGAAATCCTTTGTGAAATGCATGGACAAGCAATACAAGTTAAGCAAGAAAGAGGCATTCATAAAAGGACTAGGTTTGGGAATGTTACAGATTGTAACTTTCTGTTCGTACTCACTGACAATCTATGTTGGAGCAGTAGCAGTAACTAGAAGATCCGCGAAAGCGGGTGAGACAATTGCGGCTGTTATTAACATCCTCTCCGGTGCAAT ATATCTCTCAAATGCAGCTCCAGACCTTCAGATCTTCAGTCAAGCAAAAGCTGCTGGTAAAGAAGTGTTTAAGGTTATCAAAAGAAATCCAGTGATAAGTTCTGAATCAAATGGAAGAATATTGGAGAAGGTCATCGGTGACATTGAAATACGAGAGGTGCATTTCACATATCCATCCCGTGAAGATAATCCAATTCTCCAAGGTTTCTCGCTGACTGTACCGGCAGGCAAAATTGTGGCTCTTGTCGGGAGTAGTGGATGTGGGAAGAGCACTGTGATTTCTTTGGTTCAGAGGTTCTACGATGCTATGTCAG GTGACATATTAATTGATGGTCAAAACATTAAGGAACTTGATCTGAAGTCCCTGAGGAGAAATATAGGTTCAGTGTCTCAAGAACCATCACTCTTTTCTGGTACTATTTCTGATAATTTGAGAATCGGCAAAATGGGTGCAACTGATGAAGAGGTCACTGAAGCAGCAAAAACAGCTAATGTGCACACTTTTATTTCCAAGCTTCCAAACCAATACTCAACTGAG GTAGGAGAAAGAGGTGTGCAACTATCAGGAGGCCAGAAGCAGAGAATAGCTATTGCAAGGGCTATTCTAAAAAATCCTCCAATTCTTCTGCTTGATGAAGCCACAAGTGCACTTGATTCAGAATCCGAGAAGTTAGTTCAGGATGCTCTTGACAGAGCTATGCAAGGGAGGACTGTTATCTTGATTGCCCACAGAATATCAACAATTATAAACGCGGACAAGATTGTTGTTGTGgagaatggaagagtagctcattCAGGAACCCACAAAGAATTGCTGGAGAAAAGTGCATTCTACTCGAGTGTATGCAACATGCAGAATCTAGAGAAGGAATCTGACAAGATTGGAGAAAG AATCACAGAGCAAGACGAAGAAGAACAAGACAACAAGCCATCTTTCGCTGCAGATGATGAAGAGAAGAGAATAGAATTGACCTCAAAGCAACCGAAGCAAGGGATCAGAAAGAGAACATCTGCTTTCTACAGAATATTTCTTGGAACTTTTAAACTTGTGCCCGGAAAAGTTCTGCTGGGTTCCACAGCAGCAGCAATCTCTGGGATCTCGAGGCCTATATTTGCTTTCTTCATTATAACGGTTGCCATGGCATACCTGGAGACAGATGCAGAGAGAATAGTTGGCAAATACTCTGTAATTTTGTTCCTAGTTGGGTTCTTAACATTCTTCAGTAACATCTTTCAGCACTATGTCTATGGCCTGGTTGGTGAAAGGGCGATGAATAACCTAAGGGAGGCCCTCTTTTCAG TCGTTCTTCGGAGCGAAGTAGGTTGGTTCGAAGAACCCGGGAACAGCGTTGGCTTCCTGACATCGCGTGTTGTCAGCGACACCTCCATGATCAAAACGATTATATCCGACCGAATGTCCGTCATCGTTCAGTGCATCTCTTCGATCCTGATAGCAACCGTGTTAAGCACAGCAGTGAACTGGAGGATGGCTCTAGCCGTATATGCTATGATGCCGTGCCACCTAATCGCCGGCCTCGTACAAGTCAGGTCAGCGAAAGGCTTTGCCACTGACATTTCCAGTTCTCACCAGAAGCTCATCTCGCTCACCTCAGAGGCCGTCAGCAACATCCGCACCGTGGCGTCTTTCGTCCAGGAAGAGGAGATACTCAGGAAAGCGGACCTAGCGCTTCAAGAACCAATGCGGACAATCAGGATGGAGAGCATCAAGTATGGAGCGTTGCAGGGGGTTGCCCTCTGCCTATGGCACATGACGCACGCCATCCAGTTGAGCTGCACCATCGCGCTGCTCGGCAAGGGACTGGCGACATTTGAAAACTGTGTACGATCATATCAGACGTTCGCGCTGACGGTGCCTTCCATCACGGAGCTATGGACCTTGATCCCTATGGTCATGTCGGCGCTCGCGGTACTGGACCCTGCGCTCGACATTCTTGACAGAGAAACAACGATTGTGCCGGATGTACCAAAAGCGTCTCATGATGAGGAAGACAGAATTGTGGGCGGCATCGCGTTTGAAGGCGTCAGCTTCAGCTATCCCTCCAGAGCAAAGGTGACCATTCTGGATGGCTTCAGTCTCGCCATTAAGCCAGGCCAGAGGGTCGCCTTGGTCGGCCCGAGCGGCGCCGGAAAGTCCACGGTGTTCGCGCTCCTGCTAAGGTTCTACGAGCCTAGCCAAGGAAGAGTGCTTGTAGACAGCAAGGACATCAGGGACTACAACCTGAAGTGGCTGAGGAGGCAGATAGGGCTGGTCCAGCAGGAGCCGATCCTGTTCAACCTGTCCATCAGGGAGAACATCAGCTACGGCAACGAAGGCGCGTCGGAGGCGGAGATAGTGCAGGCCGCAACGGAGGCCAACATCCATGAGTTCATCAGCGGCTTGTCGGCGGGGTACGGCACCGTGGTCGGGGACAAAGGGAGCCAGCTTTCTGGGGGGCAGAAGCAGAGGATCGCCATCGCGAGAACCATTCTGAAGAAGCCTGCCATACTGCTGCTGGACGAGGCGACCAGCGCCCTGGACGGCGAGTCCGAGAGGGTGGTGATGAGCTCCCTCGCCGCGAAGGGGTGGGGGAAGAGCGGTATCGGCGAGGTGTCGTCGAGCACGACCACGAGCATCACGATCGCGCACCGGCTGTCCACGGTCGCGGGCGCGGATGCGATCGTCGTGATGGAGAAAGGCGCGGTGGTTGAGATGGGCAGCCATGAGACGCTGGTCTCTGCGAGCAATGGTGTATACTCGCGGATGTACCGTGTGCAGGTCAAAGGGGCGAAGGACTGA
- the LOC123136510 gene encoding ABC transporter B family member 10 isoform X2: protein MLSLLVVPMLLVVGATYAKTMIGMSMTRTAFVSETTTVVEQTLSHIKTVFSFVGENSAMKSFVKCMDKQYKLSKKEAFIKGLGLGMLQIVTFCSYSLTIYVGAVAVTRRSAKAGETIAAVINILSGAIYLSNAAPDLQIFSQAKAAGKEVFKVIKRNPVISSESNGRILEKVIGDIEIREVHFTYPSREDNPILQGFSLTVPAGKIVALVGSSGCGKSTVISLVQRFYDAMSGDILIDGQNIKELDLKSLRRNIGSVSQEPSLFSGTISDNLRIGKMGATDEEVTEAAKTANVHTFISKLPNQYSTEVGERGVQLSGGQKQRIAIARAILKNPPILLLDEATSALDSESEKLVQDALDRAMQGRTVILIAHRISTIINADKIVVVENGRVAHSGTHKELLEKSAFYSSVCNMQNLEKESDKIGERITEQDEEEQDNKPSFAADDEEKRIELTSKQPKQGIRKRTSAFYRIFLGTFKLVPGKVLLGSTAAAISGISRPIFAFFIITVAMAYLETDAERIVGKYSVILFLVGFLTFFSNIFQHYVYGLVGERAMNNLREALFSVVLRSEVGWFEEPGNSVGFLTSRVVSDTSMIKTIISDRMSVIVQCISSILIATVLSTAVNWRMALAVYAMMPCHLIAGLVQVRSAKGFATDISSSHQKLISLTSEAVSNIRTVASFVQEEEILRKADLALQEPMRTIRMESIKYGALQGVALCLWHMTHAIQLSCTIALLGKGLATFENCVRSYQTFALTVPSITELWTLIPMVMSALAVLDPALDILDRETTIVPDVPKASHDEEDRIVGGIAFEGVSFSYPSRAKVTILDGFSLAIKPGQRVALVGPSGAGKSTVFALLLRFYEPSQGRVLVDSKDIRDYNLKWLRRQIGLVQQEPILFNLSIRENISYGNEGASEAEIVQAATEANIHEFISGLSAGYGTVVGDKGSQLSGGQKQRIAIARTILKKPAILLLDEATSALDGESERVVMSSLAAKGWGKSGIGEVSSSTTTSITIAHRLSTVAGADAIVVMEKGAVVEMGSHETLVSASNGVYSRMYRVQVKGAKD, encoded by the exons ATGCTCTCTCTGTTAGTTGTTCCGATGCTTCTTGTGGTTGGAGCAACATATGCTAAAACAATGATTGGCATGTCGATGACAAGGACAGCCTTCGTCTCTGAAACAACCACTGTTGTGGAACAG ACTCTTTCACATATCAAGACTGTCTTCTCATTTGTTGGAGAAAACTCGGCGATGAAATCCTTTGTGAAATGCATGGACAAGCAATACAAGTTAAGCAAGAAAGAGGCATTCATAAAAGGACTAGGTTTGGGAATGTTACAGATTGTAACTTTCTGTTCGTACTCACTGACAATCTATGTTGGAGCAGTAGCAGTAACTAGAAGATCCGCGAAAGCGGGTGAGACAATTGCGGCTGTTATTAACATCCTCTCCGGTGCAAT ATATCTCTCAAATGCAGCTCCAGACCTTCAGATCTTCAGTCAAGCAAAAGCTGCTGGTAAAGAAGTGTTTAAGGTTATCAAAAGAAATCCAGTGATAAGTTCTGAATCAAATGGAAGAATATTGGAGAAGGTCATCGGTGACATTGAAATACGAGAGGTGCATTTCACATATCCATCCCGTGAAGATAATCCAATTCTCCAAGGTTTCTCGCTGACTGTACCGGCAGGCAAAATTGTGGCTCTTGTCGGGAGTAGTGGATGTGGGAAGAGCACTGTGATTTCTTTGGTTCAGAGGTTCTACGATGCTATGTCAG GTGACATATTAATTGATGGTCAAAACATTAAGGAACTTGATCTGAAGTCCCTGAGGAGAAATATAGGTTCAGTGTCTCAAGAACCATCACTCTTTTCTGGTACTATTTCTGATAATTTGAGAATCGGCAAAATGGGTGCAACTGATGAAGAGGTCACTGAAGCAGCAAAAACAGCTAATGTGCACACTTTTATTTCCAAGCTTCCAAACCAATACTCAACTGAG GTAGGAGAAAGAGGTGTGCAACTATCAGGAGGCCAGAAGCAGAGAATAGCTATTGCAAGGGCTATTCTAAAAAATCCTCCAATTCTTCTGCTTGATGAAGCCACAAGTGCACTTGATTCAGAATCCGAGAAGTTAGTTCAGGATGCTCTTGACAGAGCTATGCAAGGGAGGACTGTTATCTTGATTGCCCACAGAATATCAACAATTATAAACGCGGACAAGATTGTTGTTGTGgagaatggaagagtagctcattCAGGAACCCACAAAGAATTGCTGGAGAAAAGTGCATTCTACTCGAGTGTATGCAACATGCAGAATCTAGAGAAGGAATCTGACAAGATTGGAGAAAG AATCACAGAGCAAGACGAAGAAGAACAAGACAACAAGCCATCTTTCGCTGCAGATGATGAAGAGAAGAGAATAGAATTGACCTCAAAGCAACCGAAGCAAGGGATCAGAAAGAGAACATCTGCTTTCTACAGAATATTTCTTGGAACTTTTAAACTTGTGCCCGGAAAAGTTCTGCTGGGTTCCACAGCAGCAGCAATCTCTGGGATCTCGAGGCCTATATTTGCTTTCTTCATTATAACGGTTGCCATGGCATACCTGGAGACAGATGCAGAGAGAATAGTTGGCAAATACTCTGTAATTTTGTTCCTAGTTGGGTTCTTAACATTCTTCAGTAACATCTTTCAGCACTATGTCTATGGCCTGGTTGGTGAAAGGGCGATGAATAACCTAAGGGAGGCCCTCTTTTCAG TCGTTCTTCGGAGCGAAGTAGGTTGGTTCGAAGAACCCGGGAACAGCGTTGGCTTCCTGACATCGCGTGTTGTCAGCGACACCTCCATGATCAAAACGATTATATCCGACCGAATGTCCGTCATCGTTCAGTGCATCTCTTCGATCCTGATAGCAACCGTGTTAAGCACAGCAGTGAACTGGAGGATGGCTCTAGCCGTATATGCTATGATGCCGTGCCACCTAATCGCCGGCCTCGTACAAGTCAGGTCAGCGAAAGGCTTTGCCACTGACATTTCCAGTTCTCACCAGAAGCTCATCTCGCTCACCTCAGAGGCCGTCAGCAACATCCGCACCGTGGCGTCTTTCGTCCAGGAAGAGGAGATACTCAGGAAAGCGGACCTAGCGCTTCAAGAACCAATGCGGACAATCAGGATGGAGAGCATCAAGTATGGAGCGTTGCAGGGGGTTGCCCTCTGCCTATGGCACATGACGCACGCCATCCAGTTGAGCTGCACCATCGCGCTGCTCGGCAAGGGACTGGCGACATTTGAAAACTGTGTACGATCATATCAGACGTTCGCGCTGACGGTGCCTTCCATCACGGAGCTATGGACCTTGATCCCTATGGTCATGTCGGCGCTCGCGGTACTGGACCCTGCGCTCGACATTCTTGACAGAGAAACAACGATTGTGCCGGATGTACCAAAAGCGTCTCATGATGAGGAAGACAGAATTGTGGGCGGCATCGCGTTTGAAGGCGTCAGCTTCAGCTATCCCTCCAGAGCAAAGGTGACCATTCTGGATGGCTTCAGTCTCGCCATTAAGCCAGGCCAGAGGGTCGCCTTGGTCGGCCCGAGCGGCGCCGGAAAGTCCACGGTGTTCGCGCTCCTGCTAAGGTTCTACGAGCCTAGCCAAGGAAGAGTGCTTGTAGACAGCAAGGACATCAGGGACTACAACCTGAAGTGGCTGAGGAGGCAGATAGGGCTGGTCCAGCAGGAGCCGATCCTGTTCAACCTGTCCATCAGGGAGAACATCAGCTACGGCAACGAAGGCGCGTCGGAGGCGGAGATAGTGCAGGCCGCAACGGAGGCCAACATCCATGAGTTCATCAGCGGCTTGTCGGCGGGGTACGGCACCGTGGTCGGGGACAAAGGGAGCCAGCTTTCTGGGGGGCAGAAGCAGAGGATCGCCATCGCGAGAACCATTCTGAAGAAGCCTGCCATACTGCTGCTGGACGAGGCGACCAGCGCCCTGGACGGCGAGTCCGAGAGGGTGGTGATGAGCTCCCTCGCCGCGAAGGGGTGGGGGAAGAGCGGTATCGGCGAGGTGTCGTCGAGCACGACCACGAGCATCACGATCGCGCACCGGCTGTCCACGGTCGCGGGCGCGGATGCGATCGTCGTGATGGAGAAAGGCGCGGTGGTTGAGATGGGCAGCCATGAGACGCTGGTCTCTGCGAGCAATGGTGTATACTCGCGGATGTACCGTGTGCAGGTCAAAGGGGCGAAGGACTGA
- the LOC123133926 gene encoding uncharacterized protein gives MPSAASSLMRFAGAARSAAATASRFARLAERAALSTKAAAVERHTPSLDSHHAATVDPRLHRPPAVVPRPAMTAPASQTLSNLEEQMPEGKVKFVAEEKDLESDETLWVLYERWCEAFNQKRDHDEKLRWFSTFKKTVLHIHNKPNVGYRRGITQFADGKLRKPCCTDLLDLKIAEQADGHNVEFITDDSGKLYKRVYADYKVVRDRLYVHLPKGVDVKTITSNPEWAELEKYYSTNPEC, from the exons ATGCCATCGGCAGCTTCCTCGCTCATGCGGTTCGCCGGTGCCGCTCGCTCAGCTGCGGCGACCGCATCTCGCTTCGCGCGCTTAGCTGAACGAGCGGCCCTCTCCACGAAGGCGGCGGCGGTCGAACGTCACACTCCCAGCTTGGATTCCCACCATGCCGCCACCGTAGATCCGCGTCTGCACCGTCCTCCCGCCGTCGTTCCTCGCCCCGCCATGACCGCACCTGCCTCCCAGACGCTCAGCAACTTAGAAG AACAAATGCCGGAAGGCAAGGTGAAGTTTGTGGCAGAGGAGAAAGACCTTGAGTCAGATGAAACCCTCTGGGTCTTGTATGAGCGCTGGTGCGAGGCTTTCAACCAGAAGCGTGACCATGATGAGAAGCTTCGCTGGTTCAGCACATTCAAGAAGACCGTCCTGCACATCCACAACAAGCCCAATGTGGGCTACAGAAGGGGAATAACCCAATTCGCTGATGGAAAGCTAAGGAAGCCCTGTTGCACTGACCTGCTTGATCTTAAGATTGCAGAGCAGGCTGACGGCCATAATGTTGAATTTATCACAGATGACAGTGGCAAACTTTACAAGCGAGTCTACGCCGATTATAAAGTGGTTCGAGACAGACTTTATGTCCATTTGCCCAAGGGGGTTGATGTGAAAACCATCACCAGCAACCCTGAATGGGCTGAGCTGGAAAAGTATTACTCCACCAACCCTGAATGCTAA
- the LOC123133927 gene encoding L10-interacting MYB domain-containing protein — MDDHGGIPPPPPPLPPPPSYAPPAPPPLLPSTQGSEDLQFGEGQEIWQETGTTKSCSRASWNHKMKSYLIWLLKEHDVPTYRTRNAWSKEAWRRIVDAFNTRFGLSLSVTQVKQKEQDLKKDFKAIRDLISESGFGWDRDTMMVVAPDSVWEELRARKNKDALRWQDKSFPYYYDIFALYDGRYAQGRSCHGTDNYANKAPHISMEPPEDLHRNRQPPHSAPEPTSAKRAKRQKTNSNLDDFQERYLSFKREEMNRFAAIEERKLEDPYSIQTCIATLEGLPDLQTEDMLKAADLFTDNKDNREVFLSFSSKELRLSWLKRKIQNT; from the exons ATGGACGACCACGGGGGGatcccacctccacctcctcctctgcctccgccCCCTTCCTACGCCCCTCCTGCTCCGCCTCCCCTCCTTCCATCGACACAAGGGTCGGAAGATCTGCAATTTGGGGAAGGTCAGGAGATCTGGCAAGAAACAG GCACCACCAAGAGTTGTTCTAGAGCCAGCTGGAATCACAAGATGAAGTCATATCTTATTTGGCTCTTGAAAGAACATGATGTGCCGACATATCGAACACGAAATGCATGGAGCAAAGAGGCTTGGAGAAGGATTGTGGATGCATTCAATACACGATTTGGTTTATCACTCTCAGTAACTCAGGTCAAACAAAAGGAGCAGGACCTGAAGAAAGATTTTAAAGCTATAAGAGACTTGATATCTGAAAGTGGTTTTGGCTGGGATCGTGATACGATGATGGTGGTTGCTCCTGATAGTGTTTGGGAAGAATTAAGGGCACGTAAAAACAAAGATGCCCTCCGATGGCAAGACAAGTCATTCCCATACTATTATGATATATTTGCTCTATATGACG GGCGCTATGCTCAAGGAAGGAGTTGCCATGGCACCGATAATTATGCGAACAAGGCCCCACATATATCGATGGAACCTCCAGAAGACCTACATAGAAATCGTCAACCACCTCATTCTGCTCCTGAGCCTACTAGTGCTAAACGGGCAAAAAGACAGAAGACGAACTCTAATCTTGATGATTTCCAGGAGAGGTACCTGAGCTTCAAAAGAGAAGAAATGAATCGGTTTGCAGCCATTGAGGAGAGGAAATTGGAGGATCCCTATAGCATACAAACATGCATTGCTACACTTGAAGGGTTGCCGGATTTACAAACGGAAGATATGCTAAAAGCAGCtgacctcttcaccgacaacaaggaCAACAGGGAAGTGTTTCTCTCCTTTTCATCTAAGGAATTACGGCTGAGCTGGTTGAAAAGAAAAATTCAGAACACCTAg